aaaatataggctactgaacatgcatggagatcgtcatagttgacagaaattacgatactgattatataataacctataggtccaaatctaaatgtttgggttcagtttatgaagtgttgctacagcatgatactgtgtgtttgttatttaaggggggggaatcaggggtgattttggtatcggtgggcttgtgtgtgtgtgagtggaggggtgggggggtccaggagaaaattgcagggccgaattttgttcccagtccgaccctgcgtGTATCTGTTCTGTAATAACGTGCCATATCACCAACTTCTACATCTCGCGATACTTTCCATGTTCTCTTCGTTCCCATGGTTTTGTCCAGCTGTTCGCACGCGCACGCCTCTCCCAGCCACTGCTGCTGCGGCTACTGCTGGTTTGACTGAGCCAGGAGAGAAGACACGGGAACCGCGATCATGGGACCGTCCACCAAAGTGAGTTAATCCAAGGAGCAGCCGGGTGAATACACCGGCATATAACACGCAAGCTACCAGTAAGGAGGGTCTTTATTgttcatgtatttgtgtgtggcatCGTGTCTACAAGTGGCTGCCGCCAGTGTCTGCATGGCTATGATGATACATAGGGGCTAGTGTAGAATTTTAATTGCAGACATGCTGCTGGTCATTTTAAACATCATCTCGTTTGGTGGGCTGACTGACAACATCAATTTTATGAAGAAATGTAAGGAAGCTTTCTATCCTGTAgcctaacattaggcctagtttGTACATCGAGGTGTAAAATACAGAGCTACATCTTTCATGATGAATTTGTAGGCTATTCGTGGGAACACATGAACTTGTCCGTGACTTAGCTGAAATTCCAACGCAATcacctaattctgttttacccTATCAACCGAACTGTTTACTTTCAACGACTAGTCGTTGTCCGAGAAGCTGTTTTGGTAAAACAGTAAGGTAACTTGGAACTAAATCCCACTCCCCTGCCacccagagaaaaaaaaaacattccatgaCTTCCATGGTCAAATGCGTGCTCGCGTGTTTAATGAGTGCACTTTGTGGGACAAAATTGTCTAACCGCTGACCTCTTGCAGTATTGTAATTATAGTGGTCAGTTTGGGAATGCCTCGTATGGAGATGGACCTTAGAGCATTTCAGTTTGAAGgcctatctttctttcttttttaaaaaaggacCAGTTTCGCAGTCCGTGGCGAAGATCATCTCCTTTCAGCAGACGTAGGGACGCTGGACGTTTGCTCACATCTACATGCGAGTTTGGATGTTTAACTTGATTTTTTGCCCTGATACTTTTACGACACATATAAATCATAGACCATGGTTACATGACCGGACTAGGCCAGCATCTCAGACGCCAGGAGACAGTTGTgggttgtatttttttttctgccaaaaGCATTGAGACGCTCACTGAATACCAAACTATTCCAGTAGCTTCCTCATCGTTTTGGTTTTGTGTCATTTTCAACAACTTAAGTCTCGAAACCCTTTTGCCCCAGCAGCCAGTATCCAGGTAATATGACTAGAAGAACAACAAAATGGTAATTTTTATGAATGTTACTACTTTGTTATAACTCTCTGTGAATATGGCATTGTAGGCTATTTCATGAACATTAGTCGAATACTTGGACATGAATGATCGTAGCACTACTAATGAAATAATTTTATCTGTGGAATTTCCTGCAGGAGTTCCCCCATTTTTGctgactcattcattcattactaCTTTACAATAATCTTACCTGTCTGCAATTACGAAGGCTATGTTGTAATAACTGCAGCAGTATTGGGAAACATTGTTTCATTTGTCCATTTCCTGCTGTCTGACTGTTTACTCTTTGGATCCCCAGGCTCCAGGGGAATCTGCCATGTATTTTCCCAGCGGCGTCCAAGACTGCTGACCGGAGATAAGGACCGACCCCCCCCTCTGGCTTCCTCTGGCCAGTCCAGTCAGCCGTGAAGCCTGCCGGGCGGTGAGggtgggaaggagggagggatgggcaACCTGCGCCTCTTCCGCCTCTGCCTGCTGCTGGGCTCCGTCTTCATGctcttcctcatcatcctgTACTGGGACGAGGTGGGCAACGCCGGGCTGCACCTGCGCTCCTCGCCGCccgctccccctcctcctcatcacgtGCTGGCGGCCGTCGGCGGGCCGCCGCCACCGGTCACCCCGCGGTCCCCCGccgtctccacctccacccagcTGACCACGTGGACAAGCGAGGACAAGGGCTACGCCTTCGTCTGGGACACGGACGCCTTTGACCACGAGGTGATGGCCGACCCGGACCCGCCAGAGAACCGGCCCACGAAAGACTCGGCGGCTCGACTGCGGCAGCGTCCGGTGCTGAAACCCCCGGGAGGTCCGCGGGAGTCCACTGCGCCACCCCCGCCTCAGGAGTCGGAGCTGGCGCCCACTCAGGCCAGACCGTCACGGCCACCCACCACCACGACCAcaactaccaccaccaccaccaccacctcaacaCCAGTAGCCTATAGGAACCAGACCAGTAAGCCCACACCAGCACAGAGCAGAGTCGACATCTACGTCAAGCCATCGAGCCGCCCAGCACTCCCCGCTCCACCCACGCCCCCGTTCTTCAGCCTCCTGCAGCGCCAGGCGGAGCGCCGGCGCCACCTACAGGAGGCCTGCGCTGCGGACAGCGGCCTGGACTTCCCCGGGAAGCTGCGCTCCTTCGATCAGATCCCCAGCCAGGCCCTGGACCACCTGATCGTGGACGACCGGCACGGCGTCATCTACTGCTACGTGCCCAAGGTGGCCTGCACCAACTGGAAGCGCGTCATGATCGTGCTGGGCCAGAAGCTGGTCGCGGCGGCAGGGggcatcatcatcaacaacggaggaggaggaggaggggggggcggTGACCCCGACGACCCCAACGCGGCGCCAACGCCGTACCGGCGGCCTCAGGACGTGCCGTCGGATCTGAGCCACAACGGCACCCTGCATTTGACCTTCAACAAATTTTGGCGCCGCTACGGCAAGGCGTCACGCAGCCTCATGCATGCCAAGCTGCGCAAGTACACCAAGTTCCTGTTCGTGCGCGACCCCTTCGTGCGCCTCATGTCCGCCTTCCGCAACAAACTGGCCCAGCCCAACGAGGACTTCTACCGGCAGTTCGGCGCGCGCATGCTTCGGCGCTACGCCAACGTCACCCAGCTCCCGTCCACGGCCCGGGAGGCCTTCAAGGCGGGTTTGCGGCCGTCGTTCGCCGACTTCGTCCACTACCTGCTGGACCCCGAGACGGAGAAGGAGGAGGCGTTCAATGAGCACTGGCGGCAGGTGTACCGCCTGTGCCACCCTTGCCAGATCGGCTACGACTTTGTCGGCAAGCTCGAGACGCTGGACGAAGACGCACGGCACCTCCTCCACATCCTGGACGTGGACCGGCAGATCCAGTTCCCTCCCGGCTACCGGAACCGGACAGCGGCCAGCTGGGAGCGCGACTGGTTCGCCAACGTTCCGCTCGAGGACATTAGGAGGCTGTATAAACTGTACGAGCCTGATTTCCGGCTATTCGGATATCCCATGCCCGACACATTGCTCCATGAATGACGCACACAGATGTGATACCAATCCAGCACTTACTGACCCTCTACAAGGGTTACTCCAGTGATGGTGTTTTCTTGTGTGACTGAAGAGGACTAATGTTGACTATGGAGGCTATGGTAGCTAAGTTAATGTCgcagagctgccaactctcacacattgagagtgagattcattcatttaatTGGCTCCACATGCTCTTACACCAATTGAATGTGTGAGGGTTGGCAGCTCTGAATGTTGAGTAAGGACTATGGTAGCTAAGCTAACTTTGAGTAGGGATGCTATGGTCGCTAAGCTAATGTTGAGTAAGGATGCTATGGTAGCTAAGCTAACGTTGAGTAAGGATGCTATGGTAGCTAAGCTAACGTTGAGTATGGGAGCGACAGTAGCTTCCAAAGCATCAAAGTTATGAGAGTCAACAGTGAGTTGGCCATTAGCCGTTCTACGCAACAGTGGCGCCACATCAAAAGGTCTCTTCTCTAATTAGTACTGCTAAGTGTAAGAACCGCGGAACCACACAGGACTAACTGCTAACCCGACATGTTGTGGCTTGGGTCCCACACAAGCGATTAAAAGGCATAGATTAGTGGCGCTTTGTCGTGAGCACTCCTAGCAGACCGTGCCTTCAAAGGGAGAGgaatgtgttgttgttatttgttgttgttattttaaaTGACATGTTTTCTGTTTACGCATTGTTACATCTGTACTGTACATGATGTGAAGAGTGTTGTCCATAAACATCTGATGTGGAACACCCTGGATGAGTAGTAATTCAGATTTTTGGCCACACTGAAGTGTCCTTAATGCAGTCCACTTATCCTTAGTACTATCAGctgtaaacaaataaatacattgaaCTTTTTGAACATATTGTAGCAAGATGCACGTTAGGCACTATAATAAGTGTCCTTACTACCAACTTACCACTGCAGTTAGGACACTTATTAggcatattatattatattatattatattatattatattatattatattatattatacatgagatgttttttgttaCTTTTGACGGGGAATGTAAACTACATTTAAATTTGTGTGGTTATCTTGTGCTTTAAGTAAGCGCATACCTTAAAGATATGAGTGGCCCTATAGTGTTATTTGCATCTTATCCTACAGGAACATTTTCATGTTCAACACCAGCACTCCCTCTGATCTGTTTTCCTCGCTCTCACAGCAAAGGCGCCAAGTGCAGGCCTTCTCTGAACACCACTGTATTTCAAAACTCCCTTCTAGTTTTCCTCTGAAGAAGTCCTGTATGGGCTGTCACGCTCCCAGTCCAGCTATCTCAGATTCACATCTAGTCTGTGAACAACACAGGCACTTCCTGTAGGCTAATTTTGTACGCCCCAGTAACCGTAACAACGGCACACAGCCAGCCTCCTCGTCCTGCCCTAGTTTTGCACAAGCGGGCCCCAGACAAGTGTTTATCTCCGCTGTGCAGAAGGAGGGTTTTTCTTTGAAGCCGTCCATCTCATGCTTGAACAATGTTGAGAGCCCATTTAGAGTGCTAATGGCTTGAAAGGTGAAGGAATGTGTAAACATGCTACTGATGAACGTAGCTTATataaatctttttttcttcactcTTTCCATAAAAGAAAAACTATGTAATGTAGATTGCAGATTGTTTTACACCTTCCATTATTGCTGTGAGCGTATAGTCTGGATAGACGAATCGGCTGCAGTGATGGCTATGGCATTATGGAGAGACGAAAACAAACTTTTCATACATGATACCGTTTCACATTAAACAACCAGACAGATTCAAGCCatttgaggagtgtgtgtgggttcagGATTCTGTTAAAGTGATGAAAGTTGGCGAATGGAGTGTAATTTAACAAGGTAGCAAATGCTTTATCCAAACAACCATGACAGTTGCGTGTGTAGTTCCAAGCAAAGCATGAGGAAAAGTTTCCGTGGAAAGATctaattttttttcatgtccCTTTCCAACACAAAGGCTCTGCTCCCACAAAACAGTCTTTACTCGTGAAAAGGCTTGCACATGCCTGTGAATCCATGATGTATATGAATAACCAAAGATCGATAAACAGCTTGTAAGAACTTCCTCTACAGACACGCCCATGAATCTCAGAGTGTTAAACTATGTCCTTATTGGGTAGTCGGCGGTAATCAGTTCATTTATGTCATTAATCATGCACGCTCTATTTCCTAGGGCGTTGACGCCGTCTGACACCTCTTGACACTTATTGGCTGGTGAGGTTTCACACACCAAATGTGTGTGACGCTGCAGCTAATATGAGCTGAAGGACAGCAACATGGTGGATCTGCAGCTCAAGGCAATTCTGGTATCCCGTTGTTCCTccactccttttctcctctctctctttctgttcggTGGGATCTCTTTGTCTCCCctcttttcactctctcactctttcatacTGTCACTTCTTTTCCGTTCTTTTTCTGAAGTCTCCCCTTTCCCTTTTCTCTGCCCGTCTCTCTGTTGTTAACCTGCAGGTTAGATTTCTTGGACGTTCGCCAGGATTCAGTGACCACAAGTGAATTAGGTcagtctatacacacacacacacacacacacacacaaaggaaaagCAAACAGATCATTTTCCTTACAAACCTTTTCTTGAGGGAATCTGTACTTCCTCACAGCTCCTATCTAATTTCATCTGACAGTAACCATCATATAGAACTAAGCCATCATAACTAACTCAGATACACCTACCTCACCTCCAGGCAAATCCCCATCACTACTCATTTTCAGTAATCAGACTATAAAATTAAATGTGCTATTCTACTTGAATTATTTGGACAGCATATTATATATTAgatttttaatcagggcagcagttttcagattacattatgtccttccataattgcaaaagggttccccaatgttttctcagttagccttttaaaataagTTATTTGTATAGTaatagtaaacagaatgtgcctttggaacattgaatgaatggttgctgataatggacaatgtagatattgcattaaatatcaaccatttctttctacaacagtcgagaacccttttgcaattaccCTTTATTGTCACTGAGTACAGATACTAAGAAGGAAACAGTGTGATGTGGTGAATACAGATACTACAGTAAGAAGGAAACACAGTGTGATGTGGTGAGTACAGATACTACAGTAAGAAGGAAACACAGTGTGATGTGGTGAGTACAGATACTACAGTAAGAAGGAAACACAGTGTGATGCGGTGAGTACAGATACTACAGTAAGAAGGAAACACAGTGTGATGTGGTGAGAAGAAACACAGTGTGATATGGACACACAAAGGGGCTGCATTACTTATCCCATCTGGCTTAGTTGACATTGGGTCAGTTGTTATACTGTAAAAGATCTTTcgtgcatgtgcatttgtttaCCTGACTATGGGACATCTTGGCCAAGGGGAGCGGGGTGTACTCAGTTAATGTATTCTGTTATCATGCTGTTATGATTACCCAGTAACGTAAATGTGAAAACAACATCACTGTTCTTTAAACAAATTGTGCGTGATAACTGGAGAAACAATCTGCGCCTCCGGAATGCTGCAATGGAGCAGCACATACCGGCTCcagctgttgtttttgtttgtgtacactgTTTGAGGACAGCGCCCAAACTGCCATAAACATCCCTGATATTCTTTAACCATGACTGTATCAGGGGAAAGAAATCAGGACAGACTCTGGTATCAGTAAGATGGATCAGGTTACAGCGGCCGCAGGTTCACGCACGCCCAACTCCTACTTGTGatgaccatagactgtaaaaaataggttGTGACTCACAGTAGAGTTAAGATATCAATTGTGTGTGCACACCCTGGGAATGAACTCATGTTATTGGTTTAAGGAAATACATCAGTTTGGCCACAAGTAGGGGAGATGGGGGACCATACTGTAATACAACggtttctcagtcactttggtgcatttctcttatcagaattgaaattctcaaaactagTTCAAGCTCCACATCATCTATTTACCTGTGTATATCATTTCTCATTCTCAAACAAACAGCAAATGCTTTCGCACATCCATACAATTTCTTAAGTACAATTGTTTTCTGTCAAAATGCATTATacaccttaaaaaaaaacatttagacaTTAGTTAACCCTCTGTGTTAGCTAACCCTCATACCTTCCaaaatcgcctgatttccactgcatgttgacagctgctggactgcatggacggttgtgaaagaataacgatttcccccgaactctcaaataactatgcagctgtgttaaagttaccctggtgctgggtagtgtGCTCACTtcaggtgggggagaggagggccgctgtcctaaactatcaacccaacaagctgggttacagaaaataacccaacacgagtaaaaacaaccccacacaatgacccaacagtttcaactcagcgtttgggttgagaaaataacccagcattttttagagtgtgtaACCTTTTTAACTGTTGACATTGATATATCGGTAAGCCAGACAGAAAAAACACATGAGAAAATGCTTGCAGAGTAAACTGTTACAACGGCAACATGGCATATTAATCAAAGAGAAACACTCCTCAATGTGTTGGTACATCACTATGGAATCCTCTCAGTTCGTACTTGCTCCTGTAAACAACAATGTACAATCAGTAATAGTTACAATTGTTAATAATAAACTGAATCGTAAACTTGCTTAGCTGTCCGTCAAACATAAATAAGCCAATGGGAATGCACCCAAGGAAATCCCAACCTCCAGACACGTTTGTGTCAAAACCGCAATCAAAAAGTCAGGGAGCGCAAACGAGAAAGCTGGAATCGTAATCAAAGAAAACAGCATCAAACAAAACTGAGAAAGAGGCAAAGACAAATATGTTACACGGTTACCCAAATTATTTCATTGCAATCTTGTATTTATTAATTGAGTTTGATTTTTTCTATTTGGTAttttgatttgtatttttttgctTGCTATTTTATAAGTATTCTTTAATTGTTTTGACACGAAATTGATTCCATACATCACTGCTGTACCCACCCACGTCATGTCAATATGGGGATGCGTGCAGTGAGCATATGCTGCCACTAGTGGGCGCCATCATCGTATACATGTCCAGTCTATCCACTGCTCATCAGAACACAGACGATGTAGCCGTTCTCTCTCCACTGGTCACACATTACTAGCCCAGACCACATCGTCAAAAGTGGCAGCAGGGAGATAATACTATATACCCaaaagcacacagcacacacagctgcCTGCCAATGTCCCAGAGCACAGACCACATCTCATACCACACAttgaaagatagatagatagatagatagattttatttattgatccctaggggaaattcaagtgaaAGGTCATATCCACAGTGGCCACAGGCATTTTAAGCGACGGCCTACGGCATAAACATCCAGTGGCCAGCTGCAGGGGCGGGTCATTTAGCCTCTGTGACCACTGTCCCTGGAAATGGCCCTCACACGTGGTCCACATGCCAAACAAAACACTGGTGCATGcttctacacacaaacacacacacaaacactctctctctctctctttctctctctcacacacacacacatacacagatgtgaACAGATGTGAGATCTTGAATGAGAAATATCATCTGCGGTATGTTTGAGTGGCACCACGCCCCTTGTCACCCTCCTGTGGAATGACAGCCCATGCCCTTGAGGATGCGCACATCAATATTGCATGTGTGCTGCTGAGGCGAAATGACAGTAGCAGAGAGCATCAGGAGGAGCAGTCGCTCAGTCATGGGCGACTGggttgggggtggtgtgtgtgtgtgtgtgtgtgggggtgattgGTGCAGATGTAAGCACTCCACACTCGGGAGCAGGACGACCCAGTTTATGATGATGGATTACATTGGAAATGTGTGTTTTCAAGCAATCGCTGAATGATTGAACATGTAGTTAACCCTCTCAATGAAGACGTATAGCTTGTGATGAGGTGTGTAAGCAGACCAAGGAGTCTAGCAGGAGCAGAGCCGAaatactgcctatccctggcaacatggtaaaaagatgaaaatgacttgatttcactttcaattccttttacattgtccaaggtattaacattaacatttttcataactccatgtaggacgtttctgtacataaatgtaagcactgtggcagtagtaatgcaatatttagaaaatgaagGCTACTCTTGTaatcttgatactcaagtacttttaaaaacaactaCTTCAGTacctttacttaagtaaagtagacatctgactgttgtacttttacttgtacttaagtaaaatttagcaagggGTATCTGTagttttactcaagtaatgaagctgtgtactctgtccgcctctgagcAGGAGGCAGGCCTGCAGATGGATCCCTACCAGTGTAAGTACAGAGAGGCGAGAGGCACTGATGGAGCAATCAGCGGTATtgtgaaagtgtgtgcgtgATGACTCCCTGCCTGTTCCAGCCTACTTGTTCTCCATTCTGGGGCAGGGCATTGGCATCATCTTATTGTTGATCATATCGCTTTGTGCCTCTTTGTCAGTGATTGTCAGTGATTCTGTGGCCGGCCGTGGTCCCTTGTCCCAGTCCGAGGTCCTGATTGTTCGGCTCTCCTGCCATTCTATCTGGGAATTGTCTTCTCCTGCTCTGATGGCTTTATACGCCTGCTTGCCTTGCCAAAATGGCCGCTGCTCCTTCTCCCCTGGCTCTGTGGTGATGTCCCAAGATGGTCGCTGCTCCTTCTCCCCTGGCTCCGTGGTGATGTCCCAAGATGGCCGCTGCTCCTTCTCCCCTGGCTCCGTGGTGATGTCCCAAGATGGCCGCTGCTCCTTCTCCCCTGGCTCCGTGGTGATGTCCCAAGATGGCCGCTGCTCCTTCAGTTGCTGGGATTTCTTGTTTAGGAGGCAGACTCCCTGCTGGGGCCTGTGCTTTGTTGTGTTGTT
This window of the Alosa alosa isolate M-15738 ecotype Scorff River chromosome 7, AALO_Geno_1.1, whole genome shotgun sequence genome carries:
- the LOC125296965 gene encoding carbohydrate sulfotransferase 12-like, which gives rise to MGNLRLFRLCLLLGSVFMLFLIILYWDEVGNAGLHLRSSPPAPPPPHHVLAAVGGPPPPVTPRSPAVSTSTQLTTWTSEDKGYAFVWDTDAFDHEVMADPDPPENRPTKDSAARLRQRPVLKPPGGPRESTAPPPPQESELAPTQARPSRPPTTTTTTTTTTTTTSTPVAYRNQTSKPTPAQSRVDIYVKPSSRPALPAPPTPPFFSLLQRQAERRRHLQEACAADSGLDFPGKLRSFDQIPSQALDHLIVDDRHGVIYCYVPKVACTNWKRVMIVLGQKLVAAAGGIIINNGGGGGGGGGDPDDPNAAPTPYRRPQDVPSDLSHNGTLHLTFNKFWRRYGKASRSLMHAKLRKYTKFLFVRDPFVRLMSAFRNKLAQPNEDFYRQFGARMLRRYANVTQLPSTAREAFKAGLRPSFADFVHYLLDPETEKEEAFNEHWRQVYRLCHPCQIGYDFVGKLETLDEDARHLLHILDVDRQIQFPPGYRNRTAASWERDWFANVPLEDIRRLYKLYEPDFRLFGYPMPDTLLHE